The following proteins come from a genomic window of Rutidosis leptorrhynchoides isolate AG116_Rl617_1_P2 chromosome 10, CSIRO_AGI_Rlap_v1, whole genome shotgun sequence:
- the LOC139873438 gene encoding uncharacterized protein, translated as MELRFRTHVMHILLIMLLWLQLQVESQSVLNVSEIRSARALDPILQDYAYRALNVSPKTGVSFDGSVPKNLTGIQVSALRLRSGSLFTRGVPMYKEFKIPKGVIEEPYVERLVFVYQNLGNWSTKFYTLPGYMYLAPVLGLLAYDAADLTAKSLTELDIEASVEPILIDFERVRPVPDGLTARCVWIDLNGEVNFTNVVSGNRCLAYKHGHFSIVVKSTTPEIWKLGHKSGGIDSSVWVIVGCIVGACLLLVLLALLIVCVRGYKRRKKMNKMERAAEGGEPLRMTMIGSIKAPAAMVTRTQPTLETEYAP; from the coding sequence ATGGAGCTCCGATTTCGAACACATGTGATGCACATTCTGTTGATTATGCTATTGTGGTTACAATTACAAGTTGAGTCTCAGTCAGTCTTAAATGTCTCTGAAATTAGGTCAGCTAGGGCACTGGATCCAATTTTACAAGATTACGCTTATCGCGCGCTTAATGTTAGTCCGAAAACAGGTGTTTCGTTTGATGGTAGTGTTCCTAAGAACTTAACTGGTATTCAAGTTTCAGCATTGAGGCTTAGAAGTGGTAGTTTGTTTACTAGAGGTGTTCCTATGTATAAAGAGTTTAAAATCCCTAAAGGTGTTATCGAAGAACCGTATGTTGAAAGGCTCGTTTTTGTGTACCAGAATTTAGGTAATTGGTCAACAAAGTTTTATACTTTACCTGGTTACATGTATTTAGCACCTGTGTTGGGTCTACTTGCTTATGATGCTGCTGATTTAACAGCTAAAAGTTTAACCGAGTTGGATATTGAAGCTTCGGTTGAACCCATTTTGATAGATTTTGAACGTGTTAGGCCTGTGCCAGATGGTTTAACCGCTAGGTGCGTTTGGATTGATTTAAATGGGGAAGTTAATTTTACGAATGTGGTGTCTGGGAATAGATGTTTGGCTTACAAACATGGGCATTTTTCAATTGTGGTGAAATCGACTACACCTGAAATTTGGAAACTGGGTCATAAAAGTGGAGGGATTGATTCGAGTGTTTGGGTTATTGTTGGTTGTATAGTTGGTGCGTGTTTGTTGTTAGTCTTGTTAGCGTTGTTGATAGTGTGTGTTCGAGGGTATAAGAGAAGGAAAAAGATGAATAAAATGGAACGGGCTGCAGAAGGTGGCGAACCGTTGCGTATGACCATGATTGGGAGCATAAAAGCACCAGCGGCTATGGTGACTCGAACACAACCGACTCTAGAAACAGAGTATGCACCTTGA